The DNA window CGCGCATCCCGGAGTAGGAGATTGGCCAGCGTCGACCCGTCAAAGTCATGACAAGCACAATCAGCCAGCGCAACGCTGTCAGTATGGACCGGTGTACTGCATGCTCCTCCCCGTGTCACCTACAGCACGGTCTACCCTCGGTGCCAGTGTCGAGATCGCTATGCATGAGCCAAGGCTCCATCTCTCACCGGGAGATATTACTCGCTAATTCCAAGGCACGTATCTGCGGTCCACCACTGGTCCATGGCATTGTGCTCGGCCCCAGCCAGGGGTGAGAAAGGCAGCACAAACATAAGAGCGCTCGGAAATGCCGCTCGCGAGCCCACGCTGCTCTCATGACAATCTTCGTGAGACCGTGGCGGCACCGAAAATGGCCGCGGCAGCCTTGATTGACCGGCGACGCCCGGGTCCCGGCCCAGTGCTGAGGTGAACTTTGACATCCGGcacacgacgacgccctcaagCCTCCACGTGGCATGGCACAGCATCGCGTGGCGACGGACTGAACACGACACCTCTATGCGATGTTTTGCGCTGTACTCCAAACGCCTCGTTATCGGCAGTCTCATCTTCTCTGCGCCTTTGCTGCTATCCCTCCACTTGCTACCGCCCGCCCTTTCTTGCACTTGCCGAGAAGCCATTTTGGTTATCTCTTGTTCAGCTCCTCCATCTCATGTCTCTCAATCCTCCGATCCGCAGCGAGTTGCTGGCGGAGTTGGGCAATGACCCCAACTTGTTCCTACGTTCTAGTGTTGGCACAATGAGTCCAGCCGCGCTAAATCTCCGACGTATCCAGCAGCAGACCGGAACAAGGGCCTCGGCCAAGGATGCGGGCAAAGCCGCTGACCCTTCGGCAACCCAGCCGGTCAAGGGCAAACCGCGGTTGCTGCTGATGGGCCAGAGAAGGTGAGTTAGTCGAGCTTCGTGCTGTCACTCACGCCTCGCAACATACTTACACCACGACAGAAGTGGTAAATCATCCATCTCGAGTGTGGTATTCCACAAACTCCCTCCAAATGAAACGCTATTTCTCGAGTCGACAGCTCGTATACAGAAGGATTCCATGGCGTGAGATGCCCCCTATTGCTTATCATTATGCCCCTTCTCTTCGTTATTAACGCGGCCTAGGTCCTTCATGGATTTCCAAGTATGGGATTTTCCCGGCCAGATTGACGTTTTCGAGAACTCTGACTTCGACATGGACGCAATTTTCGGGGAGATTGGCGCCCTCATTTGGGTCATTGATGCCCAAGATGACTACCTCGAGGCAGTCGCACGCCTCAATTCAACTATCCTTGCGCTGCAAGGACACTACCCCAACATCAACATTGAAGTGTTCATCCACAAGGTGGACGGTCTCTCTGACGACTACAAGCTCGATATCCAACGGGACATCACCATTCGCATTCAAGATGAGCTTTCGGACAACGGGTTCGAAAACGCACCCGTCACCTTTCACCTCACCTCCATCTACAATCACTCCATCTTCGAGGCCTTTAGCCGCGTCATCCAGAAGCTCATCCCGCGGCTCGGCACTCTCGAGTCCATGCTCACAAATCTTTGCCGCACGTGCCGGTTCGAAAAGGCCTATCTGTTTGACGTTCTGTCCAAAATTTATATCGCCACCGACAGTGCCACCGCGGACATGGCCAGCTACGAAATCTGCAGCGACTATAtcgacgtcatcatcgacatcacCGAGGTGTACGGAACGTGGCAGCGGAGCGATGAGAGTcgcaagaagctcgaggttGAGCCGTGGAACTCCAAGCTCGAAGACCAGATTGGCTGCTCCACGGCCGAGAGCTGCCTCGTCCTGCATGACAGCAACAAGCCAATTATGCTGCGTGAGGTAGATCGTTACCTCGCCCTTGTGGCAATCATGAAGGATGACTCCTACGACAGGATGCCGTTGGTGAATATGAAcgtcgaggcggtggtggaagGCTTGACAGAATTTTTTGACATCACGAAGCCGAGGAAGTGATATACGGCTGTATGCGCCGTTTGGCTGAACCCTGCACGCAAGACAAGGCGTCACTCAGGTCATGTACATATTTCGTCGAAGCGTTGTATTGAATATTACGAGCATCACGAGTTAGTTGCATGTAgttacggcggcggcattgaAAAGGTGCGCCATGTCGTGCGGTTGCTTCCCAAGAAACAAACCCGCGCGGGAACCTCGCCCCTCAGATCACTCTTGTCGTGCACCTCCATTCGCACTGGCTTCATGGGGTGTTCCTTGGGTAGGCGGTATAGCGGGAAGTCACCACACGAAACAGCGGGAACgtcaccaacgccgccact is part of the Purpureocillium takamizusanense chromosome 7, complete sequence genome and encodes:
- the GTR2 gene encoding GTP-binding protein gtr2, variant 2 (COG:U~EggNog:ENOG503NVBT); protein product: MEQTGTRASAKDAGKAADPSATQPVKGKPRLLLMGQRRSGKSSISSVVFHKLPPNETLFLESTARIQKDSMASFMDFQVWDFPGQIDVFENSDFDMDAIFGEIGALIWVIDAQDDYLEAVARLNSTILALQGHYPNINIEVFIHKVDGLSDDYKLDIQRDITIRIQDELSDNGFENAPVTFHLTSIYNHSIFEAFSRVIQKLIPRLGTLESMLTNLCRTCRFEKAYLFDVLSKIYIATDSATADMASYEICSDYIDVIIDITEVYGTWQRSDESRKKLEVEPWNSKLEDQIGCSTAESCLVLHDSNKPIMLREVDRYLALVAIMKDDSYDRMPLVNMNVEAVVEGLTEFFDITKPRK
- the GTR2 gene encoding GTP-binding protein gtr2 (COG:U~EggNog:ENOG503NVBT~BUSCO:EOG09263274), with the translated sequence MDFQVWDFPGQIDVFENSDFDMDAIFGEIGALIWVIDAQDDYLEAVARLNSTILALQGHYPNINIEVFIHKVDGLSDDYKLDIQRDITIRIQDELSDNGFENAPVTFHLTSIYNHSIFEAFSRVIQKLIPRLGTLESMLTNLCRTCRFEKAYLFDVLSKIYIATDSATADMASYEICSDYIDVIIDITEVYGTWQRSDESRKKLEVEPWNSKLEDQIGCSTAESCLVLHDSNKPIMLREVDRYLALVAIMKDDSYDRMPLVNMNVEAVVEGLTEFFDITKPRK